The stretch of DNA CCAAAAGCAAGACATCGTTGGCTGTGGCTGAGTCGCCGAAGAACCAGAAGATGACAAAGCCAGTTACCGCCATAGCTGCCGCCACTAAACTTATCCGTGAGAGGAAGACTCCGTTGACGATTTTGGTTTTAGGGTTACGCGGGGGTTCATTGAGTAAACCTTTTTCTTTGGGTTCAAAGAGCAACGGCATAGTTAAGAAAACCGAGTCAGCGAGGTTAATCCATAGTATCTGGATGGGTTCAAGGGGAAGACGCAAAGCAAACAGGGTAAGCAATGGCGCCAACAGTATGGACCCAACTATCAAGGCCATCTGACCAAAGTTAGTCGGCAAAGTATAGAGGATAGCTTTTTCAAGGTTCTTCCAAGCGTGCCTACCCTCTTCTGCCGCTGAGACGATGCTGGCAAAGTTGTCATCGGTTAGAACTATACTGGCGACTTCCTTGCTGACCTCGGTTCCTGTTATGCCCATGGCTACACCGATATCAGCGGCCTTGAGGGCTGGAGCATCGTTCACTCCGTCGCCTGTCATAGTCACAATTTCGCCGCGCTTCTGCAACTGTTGAGCAATCCTTAGCTTATGTTCAGGCGCAACCCTAGCGTAAACTGAAACGTGCTTCACAACATCGTAAAGCTGCGCGTCGCTCATTTGGCATAACTGTTCCCCGCTTAATGCAGTGTCATCTTTATGGTCTATTATTTTGAGTTTACGAGCAATCGCCACCGCCGTTCGCATGTGGTCACCCGTAATCATCACGGTGCGTATTCCCGCATGCTTGCATTTTTCTACAGCTTCAATCGCTTCTGGCCGAGGCGGATCCATCATACCCTGCAAGCCCAGGAAAACCAAGTCTTTGAGGTCATCGTCTGTCAGGACGGTCTTATCTTTTGGCACTACCTTAAAAGCCATTCCTAACACACGCAGCGCATCCTCAGCCATTGAATTAGCCACTTTTATGATGCTTTGTTTATCGATCGCGGCATCTTTGCCATCGATCACCTGAGAGCTGCATAGCCCAATAATTTTTTCAGGAGAACCCTTAACATAAATAACGTTTCTGTCGCCCTCATCATGCATGGTAGCCATGTACATCCGTTCAGAATCAAACGGAAGCTCATCGAGACGGGGGCTCCTCTCTGAAATGCCTATTTTAGCTGCAGAAACCACCAGTGCACCCTCAGTGGGGTCTCCGATAATGCGGTACCGGAGATCTTCAGCCATCAGCGAGGCATTATTACATAGGTAACCGGCCTTGATGGTTTCAATCAATTCAGAAGAATAACCTGCCGAAGTAATCTCTGCCCCTGCGTCGGTGAGGAGTTGACCTTTAGGTTCATAGCCAACGCCTGTTACTCGATAACTTACGCCTCCCGCGAATACTTTTGAAACCGTCATCTCATTTTTGGTAAGGGTGCCGGTTTTATCAGAGCATATTACGGTGGTGCAACCTAAAGTTTCGGTGGCAGGTAACCTGCGTATTAAAGCATGCTTCTTGGCCATTTGTGTCGCCGCTAAAGAAAGCACCCCGGTAACTATCATCGGAAGCATCTCCGGTATCCCCGCTACAATCAGGGCAACTGAAGCCATGAACAAGTATATCGCGCCCTGCCCAACAGAGATGCCGATAACGGCGTTAATCAGGGCTATACCTAAAATGCCAATTATAAGCGTCTTTGTAAAAGCGCCGATCTGTTTTTGGAGGGGAGTTTGAATTGTTTGGGTTTCCCTTACCAGTGTAGCAATCTTTCCGAACTCTGTCTTCTCCGCGGTTCTTACAACTACGCCCTTTGCGGTGCCACGGACAATGAATGTGCCGCTGAAAGCCATACATTTCTGGTCAGCAGGCGGGAGGTCAGGGGAAGAAAACGGCACGGTGCTTTTTGTTACAGGCGTCGATTCCCCTGTAAGAGGAGCCTCGTCTGCATGGGCATCCTTTGTAAAGAATAACCGAAGGTCCGCAGGGACTTTGTCGCCGCCGTTAAGAACAACTACGTCTCCGGGGACAAGTTCACGTGTCGGAATAACCTTTTCAGTTTTATCGCGGATAACTGTACAGGACGATACAGCCATCTTCTTTAGGGCTTCAAGGGCGCCTTCGGCTTTTCCTTCCTGATAGAACCCCAATATCACGTTTAGAACTACGACGCCGACAATTACCGCTGTGTCCATCCATAAGTCTTCAATATGCAGGAGCGACAAAAGAGACGTTATGGTTGCAGCCGCAACAAGAATCAACACCAAAGGGCTACGACACTGATCCAGCAAACGCATCAGAGAGCTTCTCTTTTTTAGTGTAAGCTCATTGTAACCGTATTTAACGAGTCTTTCTTTGGCTTGCGCTGAAGAGAGTCCTGTGCTAGTTGTTTCCAGAAGCTTGAATACCTGCTCGTATTCCTGTTGGTGCCACTTTAGTTCTGACATCAGTTTGGAAAAATCATATATGAATATTAATATTCTGATAAGGTTCGATGAAAATGCTTGATTGAAGGCGTTTCTATTACCGCCCAAAGAGCAAGAAAAGGGATTCTTCATAACTCACAGGCGGGCGACTACAATCCTAGCAGATAGCCGGCTGAATCGAATCAACAAAGAAGCAGCCTATTGACCATATATTAATAACTGAATCGAAAAAAAGTGTAATAAAAAATTAAATGGTTCTGATGCTAGACCAAATAGTATTTTGCGTTAAAGTAGTAGATGCCAGTTGTTGGAGCATACCAGGTAGTTGTTGCTACTCCATTAGCATCTGTTGTGGAGTAAGCTATAGTTTCCCAAGTGGACGAGGTAGGATTGTATAGAACAAAGGTAATTGTTTCCCCAGCCATCCCAACTCCATCATCCGTCAAAGTAGTCGTAAGAGTGAACTTGCAGTTTTCATCCGCGTCCTGAGCAACCTGAAGAGGCGAAAGAACATAATTCACTACCACTTGTTGACCAGTGTTTCCGTTGCTATATAACCAGAAAGCCGCTGCAGCGAAACTTGATACGCCAATCATCAAGATAACTATCAGAGCTACTACAATAACCGATTTCTTTTCATTCACTATTTCACCACCTTTCCATTTGTAAAAAATGGATGACTTCCATTGTCAAAGCCGCCAAAGAGGCACCTTTTGCATACACAGCAATTGCCTTTATAGGCACCGCTTGTCTGCCATCATAACACACTGGCAAGCCCCAAGTATTTAAGTTTTGCTAGCGCACCAAACACAGGCCGATTTTGCTCCAGTTTTTAAATTGCTCTAGCACCCAAGTTACCGAAATTTTACAATAAGATTTATATTGTAATGGCAGACAAATAAACACCAATTGCACGCCAAATCATGGCAAGTGTCGGGCTATAGCGTCCGAAAAATTGTCCTTTGGCCGCAGGCAAGGGAAGGGGGCATTCAATGAAACGAATAATAATCACAGGTGTCGGTGGAGCAGCCGGTATCTCGATACTATTAAGCCTTAAACGAAGCAGCGACTACTACCTAATTGGTGTGGACGCAGACCCGTACGCAAGTGGTCAAATCTTATCCAGTGCTTTTCATGTAATACCCAAAGCCAACGACCCTCTTTTTATCCCCGCGCTCCTGAACCTCTCCCAAGGATGTGATGCCCTATTCTGCACGGTTGACGAGGAAATCCCCGTAATCAGCCGCGTAAAAAAGGAGTTTAACTGCAAAGTCTTCGTTTCAGAATATAACTCAGTTGAAGAATGCTTAAACAAACTTAAATCTGCCCAGTTGATGAAGGACAACTGCATCCCAATACCGAAAACTTGGCCTTACGAAAAAAGAGCATTAGCTGCAAAAGAAGCAGGGTTCCCATTAATAGTCAAGCCAATAGTAGGGCGCGGCAGCGAAGATGTGTTTAAGGTTTCTAACTTAAAAGCCTTAAACGCTGTCGGAAGAATTGTGGAGAAAAAAATGCTTGTGCAGGAATACCTCTCTGAACCCGAATATACAGTGGATGTTCTTGCCGATGAGCAGTCGCAACTGAAAAAAATCGTTGCAAGAGAAAGAATTCGAGTGAAAAGCGGCGTTGCAACTGTAAGCAGGATTGTTGATTCTAAACCCTTCATTGAACCCATTAACCGAATCCTCACCACCTTTAATCTGAAGTACATTTTCATGGTTCAATTCAGGTCCGACCCAGTCAGAGTCATCGAGATTGGCCCAAGACCCGCAGGAACACTGATTCTGTCCACGGAATCAGATGCGAACATGCCATTAATGCTCGTCGAAAACACGTATGATGAAAACGTATGCATCCCAAATCAAACAGGCATATGGTATTACAGATTAAACCAAGGAATAGTCTTCAAAGGACAACCTACAGCGGTCCTTCCGAAATCAGATTTAACGCCTAGGATGAATTTGATATGAACGTGCTTGTGGTTGCTCCACACTCTGATGATGCCGAAGTAATGTGCGGCGGCACAGTAATCCGCCACATAAAAAACGGCGACAAAGTCACTTTCTTGATTCTCTGCAGTGACTACCTTAATGCTCCAAGCGCATTAAGGCTTGCCGAAGCGAAAGAAAGCGTACGAAGGCTTGGCGTAAATGACCTTGTTTTTGGAGGTTTAAAAGACGGAAATGTCACGGATTGCTCAAACACGGTTTCTTTGATTGATGATTGTATAGAAAAATCGAAGGCAACCTTGATTTATACAACAAGCAACAAAGATAGGCATCAAGACCACCGGAATACCTGCAAAGCAGTTGAATCTGCAGCCCGCCGCGACGTGGATGTTTTATCATGTGAACTGCCCTCGGTTAGCCAATTTTTTTTCCCCACTCTATTCGTCGACATCTCCATGTCTATAAAAGATAAGATGCATGCCATCGAAGCACATACATCTCAAAACAACGGGCATTCCTTGATATTACCAGTGATTGAAACTATGGCTAGATTTAGAGGCACACAAGTTTACACCGAATATGCAGAAGCCTTTGAACCTATACATTACTTAATTAGGCGATTGTAACGAAAATAGCCTGTGTTTTTGGAACAAGACCTGAAATTATAAAGTTCGCGCCCATAATCTGGGCAGCAAAAGAGCATCCAGAAATCGAGTTGCTGCTAATACACACTGGCCAACACTATGATTATACCCTCAGCAAAGCCTTCATGGATGATTTTCATCTCCCAAAGGCTAATTATAACCTTAAAGTAGGCTCAAAATCTTCCCTTAAACAGATAGCTCGATTAATAGATAAATTGGAAGGGGTGCTTTCAAACGAAAAACCAGACGTTCTGTTGATTCAAGGCGACACAAACACTGTTCCTGCAGCTGCATTGGTGTCCAGAAATCTGGGAATCTGTTTATGCCATGTTGAGGCTGGCCTTAGATCATTTAACGAGAGAAGCTGGGAAGAGATTAATAGAAGAATAGCTGGTGCCTGCGCTTTCTATCATTTTGCCCCCACAGAAATTGCTCGTTCAATGCTGCGAAGTCAAGGAATCGATGACAAGAACATTTTTGTTACCGGCAACACTATCGTGGATGCCATAGAAGAAATGGCTAAAAATCTCTATACCCCAAGTTTCCTAAAAAAATTACCTAAAGATAAATCGATTCTAATCACCATACACCGAGCGGAAAACACCGAAACCCAAAACTTAACTGAGATAATCGGCGCAGTAGAAAGGATAAGTGAAACCTGCAACGTCATATTTCCGCTCCATCCCAGAACGCGACTTAAACTTGAAGCCGCTAACCTCTATGGGAAACTTGAGAGAAACAGTGTTCTTATCACTGAACCGCTCGATTATGTTACTTTCCTTAGTGTTTTGGTTAATGTTGACTTGGTTCTAACTGATTCGGGGGGCGTACAGGAAGAAGCAGCGATTCTGGGAAAGCCTACAATTACCGCTAGACCCAGCACCCCACGGTGGGAGAGTGTTTTTGCAGGAAATAACCGCTTAGTGAAACCTGTGACTGCCTCGATTCTTGAGGCTTTCAACATGACCGTCAAAGAGGATAAGTGCCTTTTTCCGGCAAATCCTAATCTTTTCGGAAAACCTGGCGCTGGAAGAAGAATTCTGGAAATCCTGCTTGAATTGCACAGGGCTAAGAAGCTGGAGTATCCGGTGCCTGATTTCGCGGGTAAGTCGCCGGAGCAGATTGCTTATGAATTGAGGCGGTATATTGCATGTTAAAAGCGGTAGTTTTTGACCTTGACGATACACTATACGATCAATATGATTATCTTAAGGGTGCCTTCCGAGAATCAGCCAGGTTTCTTAGTTACAGATTGAATCTTGACGAGGATTATCTTTTAAGATGTTTGCTGGAGATTTCTAAAGCCAAAGGAAGTGATCAGGGAAAAATTTTCGATTTACTTATTCATAACCTGCAAGTAACCTCACATGCAAAGGAGCTTATTGACGGTGCAGTCGATGCTTTCTTATCTTATCACCCTGCAGAATTAGAGGCGTACGCTGGAGTACATGATGTTCTTGAAAGCTTAAAAAACAGGAAAATCAAACTGGGCCTTTTAACTGACGGACGAAGTGAAATTCAGAATTCAAAGCTCAAAGCCCTATCTCTTTTTGGCTATTTCGATGCGATAGTGGTCTCGGATGATTATGGTAGAGAGAACCGTCGGCCTGCCCCATTCACGTATCAATTGGTCCTGCGTAAGCTTGAATCCCAACCCCATGAATGCGTCTTTGTAGCGGATAACCCCAAAAAAGATTTTGTTACAGCAAAAAAGATGGGCATACTGACGGTAAGAACGTTGACTGGCGAGTATCGAAACCTGTCTTTGGACGATGAATACGAAGCAGACTACAGTATCCCCCAGATAAAAGAATTACAATCAGCGATAGCAGCAATTAATAGGGTCCAGCTCAAAAAGTATTATGAAAAAGTAGGCTCTTCAGAAGAAAAAGCAAGCACCTATGAATCGGAATTGCCTTCGAAACGATTTTTTTTCAGCGAAAGAATGAAAGTTATTCTAAAAAAGGCCCAAGGGTTCCATTCTCCATTCCTAAATATCGGTTGCGGATTAGGCATCTACGAAGAGAACCTGAATTTGAATTCTGTCTCTGTGGATATATCCAAGGCTTTTCTCAATAAAGCCAAAAGAAGTAAACATGATTCAAAGGGAAGGGAATTCGCCAGCTTTGTTCAAGCAGACGCCGCGAAGTTGCCATTTAAAAAGGGGGTTTTCAAGTCAATTCTTTGTTCTGAAGTACTCGAGCATCTCCCGGAACCGTTAACCGCTATATGTGAAATCAGAAGGGTCGCTGACAGAAACTGCCGCTGTATAATTTCGGTGCCTTCACCATATTCATTCGCAGAGAAAGAAAGGCAAAGCAGACTAAAAAAAACAGGCAAATTTAACGACCACATCTACTTATTCACCCCGCTTTACCTCCGAAACACCCTGACGAGGTATGATCTAGAAATTGAATCTTTGACATCCACATTCTTTTTTCCCCCCGTTTCTATCGGCGTCTTCAATAGGAATCCTAGATTGCTGAGGCTCTTCTTGGTTCAAGATATCCTTGGAAGATTGCCTATTGTGAGGTATCTTGGTTGGTCTCTAATCTACACGTTGCAGACGTCAAAAAATAAATGAGGCGAGGGGGTAACGCGTCATTTTTGGTTTATCTTCATCTATTGCTTTTTTGATTGACCTGTTTTATACTTTTTCTTTAATTGCATTAGTTGTTTACGCTTCATTTTATTACATAATATCCTTTGGAACTCTGCTGAAGAAAAAAGAAAAAACGCCACCGCTACTTCAACTTGCTAATTATCCTAAGGTCTCCATCATTGTACCGATGCATAATGAAGCGATTGTGGTTCCAACAACCATGGCTGCCTTAGCAAGCATAAACTATCCGAATTTAAGAGCTGAAATCATAATAGTTGAGGATAACTCAACTGATAACACATCTGAATTATTAGAGAAATACATCAACAATCTTCCGTTTAAGCTAAAGGTAATTCACGGCAAAGAAAACCAACGCAGAGGAAAACCATCCGCAATAAACAAGGGCATAAAAGCCTCGACAGGGGAC from Candidatus Bathyarchaeota archaeon encodes:
- a CDS encoding HAD-IC family P-type ATPase — protein: MSELKWHQQEYEQVFKLLETTSTGLSSAQAKERLVKYGYNELTLKKRSSLMRLLDQCRSPLVLILVAAATITSLLSLLHIEDLWMDTAVIVGVVVLNVILGFYQEGKAEGALEALKKMAVSSCTVIRDKTEKVIPTRELVPGDVVVLNGGDKVPADLRLFFTKDAHADEAPLTGESTPVTKSTVPFSSPDLPPADQKCMAFSGTFIVRGTAKGVVVRTAEKTEFGKIATLVRETQTIQTPLQKQIGAFTKTLIIGILGIALINAVIGISVGQGAIYLFMASVALIVAGIPEMLPMIVTGVLSLAATQMAKKHALIRRLPATETLGCTTVICSDKTGTLTKNEMTVSKVFAGGVSYRVTGVGYEPKGQLLTDAGAEITSAGYSSELIETIKAGYLCNNASLMAEDLRYRIIGDPTEGALVVSAAKIGISERSPRLDELPFDSERMYMATMHDEGDRNVIYVKGSPEKIIGLCSSQVIDGKDAAIDKQSIIKVANSMAEDALRVLGMAFKVVPKDKTVLTDDDLKDLVFLGLQGMMDPPRPEAIEAVEKCKHAGIRTVMITGDHMRTAVAIARKLKIIDHKDDTALSGEQLCQMSDAQLYDVVKHVSVYARVAPEHKLRIAQQLQKRGEIVTMTGDGVNDAPALKAADIGVAMGITGTEVSKEVASIVLTDDNFASIVSAAEEGRHAWKNLEKAILYTLPTNFGQMALIVGSILLAPLLTLFALRLPLEPIQILWINLADSVFLTMPLLFEPKEKGLLNEPPRNPKTKIVNGVFLSRISLVAAAMAVTGFVIFWFFGDSATANDVLLLAQAQTAAFIAVQFVHLGYVITARSVYDSAFTLKPFSNKWLLAGIAGTVLTGLALVYVPAAQAIFKTASIPLEWWPVILLALLPGFLVIELEKLIRKRVTRMRRNKPGLSGVSSPKN
- a CDS encoding ATP-grasp domain-containing protein; its protein translation is MKRIIITGVGGAAGISILLSLKRSSDYYLIGVDADPYASGQILSSAFHVIPKANDPLFIPALLNLSQGCDALFCTVDEEIPVISRVKKEFNCKVFVSEYNSVEECLNKLKSAQLMKDNCIPIPKTWPYEKRALAAKEAGFPLIVKPIVGRGSEDVFKVSNLKALNAVGRIVEKKMLVQEYLSEPEYTVDVLADEQSQLKKIVARERIRVKSGVATVSRIVDSKPFIEPINRILTTFNLKYIFMVQFRSDPVRVIEIGPRPAGTLILSTESDANMPLMLVENTYDENVCIPNQTGIWYYRLNQGIVFKGQPTAVLPKSDLTPRMNLI
- a CDS encoding PIG-L family deacetylase yields the protein MNVLVVAPHSDDAEVMCGGTVIRHIKNGDKVTFLILCSDYLNAPSALRLAEAKESVRRLGVNDLVFGGLKDGNVTDCSNTVSLIDDCIEKSKATLIYTTSNKDRHQDHRNTCKAVESAARRDVDVLSCELPSVSQFFFPTLFVDISMSIKDKMHAIEAHTSQNNGHSLILPVIETMARFRGTQVYTEYAEAFEPIHYLIRRL
- the wecB gene encoding UDP-N-acetylglucosamine 2-epimerase (non-hydrolyzing), with product MACVFGTRPEIIKFAPIIWAAKEHPEIELLLIHTGQHYDYTLSKAFMDDFHLPKANYNLKVGSKSSLKQIARLIDKLEGVLSNEKPDVLLIQGDTNTVPAAALVSRNLGICLCHVEAGLRSFNERSWEEINRRIAGACAFYHFAPTEIARSMLRSQGIDDKNIFVTGNTIVDAIEEMAKNLYTPSFLKKLPKDKSILITIHRAENTETQNLTEIIGAVERISETCNVIFPLHPRTRLKLEAANLYGKLERNSVLITEPLDYVTFLSVLVNVDLVLTDSGGVQEEAAILGKPTITARPSTPRWESVFAGNNRLVKPVTASILEAFNMTVKEDKCLFPANPNLFGKPGAGRRILEILLELHRAKKLEYPVPDFAGKSPEQIAYELRRYIAC
- a CDS encoding HAD-IA family hydrolase — protein: MLKAVVFDLDDTLYDQYDYLKGAFRESARFLSYRLNLDEDYLLRCLLEISKAKGSDQGKIFDLLIHNLQVTSHAKELIDGAVDAFLSYHPAELEAYAGVHDVLESLKNRKIKLGLLTDGRSEIQNSKLKALSLFGYFDAIVVSDDYGRENRRPAPFTYQLVLRKLESQPHECVFVADNPKKDFVTAKKMGILTVRTLTGEYRNLSLDDEYEADYSIPQIKELQSAIAAINRVQLKKYYEKVGSSEEKASTYESELPSKRFFFSERMKVILKKAQGFHSPFLNIGCGLGIYEENLNLNSVSVDISKAFLNKAKRSKHDSKGREFASFVQADAAKLPFKKGVFKSILCSEVLEHLPEPLTAICEIRRVADRNCRCIISVPSPYSFAEKERQSRLKKTGKFNDHIYLFTPLYLRNTLTRYDLEIESLTSTFFFPPVSIGVFNRNPRLLRLFLVQDILGRLPIVRYLGWSLIYTLQTSKNK